The following DNA comes from Ignavibacteria bacterium.
TATCAGATTCATTGGTCACATTGCTTAATATGGAATTCAAAGGTATTGTGGAGCAGCTTCCGGGAAAACGATTTAAGCTGAGCTAAATAAGGAAAAATGTTAAAAAATTCACAGGGACAGGTATTACAGCAAAAACTTTCACCGCAGGCAATACAGGCGCAGCTTCTGCTTGCTATACCTACTATTGCGCTTGAGCAGGAAATTAAAAAACAGCTTGAAGATAATCCCGTACTCGAAGACGGAATCGATTCAGATGATAAAGCAGAAACTTTGCCTGAAGATAGTTACGAAACCGAAAGCTGGAATTCATATCCTGAGCGAAGCAGCTACAACAGCAGCTTTTCAGGAACTGATGAAGAAAGAACCGATTACCTGTTAAATAAACAGGGCAAGCAGAAGGAAACACCTCTTGAGCAGGTTTACAGAATGGGATTAAGCAGCGGAGAACTTATCATAGCTGAAGAGATTCTTGGCAACCTGGAAGATGACGGTTATTTGAGAATTTCACTGGAAGAAATAAAGGAAGATATTGCAGAAAAGTATTCAGCTGAAACAGACATTGCTGAAATAGAGCACGTTCTGAATATTGTACAGAATCTTGACCCGCCCGGGATAGCAGCAAGAAATCTGCAGGAATGCCTTTCTATACAATTAAAAGATCTCTCAAACGGCTTAGATGATAATGACCGGGAATTGTGTCTCAAAATGATAAATGAGCATTTTGAAGAATTTAAGCTGAAGCATTTTGAAAAGCTTGCCAAGCTGCTGAATGTAAACCTTGAAAAAATTAACGAGCTTTTTGAAATTATCCACAGGCTGAATCCCGCACCGGGCAAACAGGATACAGCTGCAGATTATATTATTCCTGATTTTATTGTAAGGGAAGTGGACGGAAATTTAATTGTAGAGCTAACCGGAAGCTCTAAACCGGGGATAAAGATCAGCAAGAAATACATGGAAATGCTTAAAGATAAATCGACAGGCAAGGATACCAGGGATTTTCTTAAAAATAAGGTTGAATCAGCGCGTTGGTTCATTAATGCTATTGAATCAAGAAGAGAAACCATGCTTAAGATCATGAATGCAATTGTGAACAGGCAAATGGAATTTTTCACTTCACACGGCGAAAATTTAAAGCCAATGTTTGAAAAAGATATCGCAGAAGATATCAATATGGATATTTCAACCGTTAGCAGAGTAGTGCGCGGCAAATATGTTCAAACAGATTTCGGAATTTTTGATCTGAAATACTTTTTTTCTGCAGCAATGAAAACCGAGAGCGGTGAAGATGTTTCAAACAGGATATATATGGATAAAATAAGGGAATTGGTTGAAAAAGAAGATAAATCTAAACCGCTAAGCGATGAAAAAATAGCTGAATTAATGAATAATGAAGGGTTTAATCTGGCTAGAAGAACAGTTGCTAAATACAGGGAAAATATGAAAATACCGAAAGCTACTTTAAGAAGAAAAATCATATTGAACTAATAATAATATCTGTGAATATTAGCAGGGTTCACCGGAATTTTTTAAATAAATATATGTTTTTATAATTACAGAACACAGGATTTTTACAGAAATAAGGAGCATAATTGAAGAATAAAATATTAAGCACTACAGTTGTTGGATTGATCAAAGACGGCAAAGCAGCAATGGGCAGTGACGGACAGGTAACAGTTTCAAATACAGTATTAAAGCATAACACGAAAAAAGTCCGCAAAATTTATAATAATAAGGTGCTGGCCGGATTTGCCGGCTCAACTGCTGATGCATTAACCCTATTTGAAAAGTTTGAAGCCAAGCTGGAGCAGTATAAAGGCAACCTGCCAAGAGCCGCAGTTGAGCTAGCAAAGGACTGGCGGACAGACAGGTATTTGCGCAGGCTTGAAGCATTACTGGCTGTTATGGATAGCAAGCATGCATTCATTATTTCCGGTAACGGCGATGTTATTGAACCTGATGACGGAATTGTAGCCATCGGCTCAGGCGGCAGCTTTGCTACTGCAGCTGCAAGAATGCTTGTTAAATATTCAGACCTGCCTTCAGTTGAAATTGTTAAAGAAGCACTTAATACAGCTGCCGATATTTGCATATATACGAACCACAGTGTGACTATTGAAGAACTTTAAAATCAGAATCATAACCCTTTTTAAATTTAAAATTTCTTAGAAAGAACAATTTATAAACATGTCAGAAAATACGGAAGATAAAATAATATCAGAAGATAATTTATTACCCGAAGAAGAAAAAAACACAGCAAAACCTGTGAACGGGAAAACCGAAAAAAAACCAAGAGCAAAAAAAGAGCAAAAGCATGAAGAGAATCTGCTTCTGAAAGAATTAACTCCTTCTCAAATAGTTGGCGAGCTTGATAAATATATAATAGGGCAGAATAATGCTAAAAAATCGGTTGCAATTGCACTTAGAAACAGGTGGAGAAGAAAACAGATATCAGACGGCCTTCGTGAAGAAATTATGCCTAATAATATCATTCTAATAGGACCCACCGGTGTAGGTAAAACTGAAATTGCGCGCAGGCTTGCAAAGCTTTCGAACGCACCGTTCATAAAAGTAGAAGCTTCAAAATTCACTGAAGTTGGTTATGTTGGCAGGGATGTTGAATCAATAGTGCGTGAGCTTACTGATCTTGGTGTAACAATGGTTAAATCAGAAAAGAGCATAGAGGTTCAGAAGAAAGCGGAATATCTTGCAGAAGAAAGGCTGCTTGATATTCTTATACCTCCGGTAAAGAAAAAACATGATGATGCCTCAGCAGCCCAGGCTACGCTGGGATTTACAGCCACATCAACTGCGCCCGTTGGGGAAGAAGATAAAGAAGATAATTTCAAAACACGCGAAAAATTCCGTGAAAAGCTGCAAAAAGGTGAGCTTGATGAAAGAGTTATAGAAATTGATATAAGCGGTGATGGTATGCCTATGATGCAGGTAATGGGTCCGATCGGGCTTGATGACCTTGGTGTAAACCTGCAGGATCTTTTCAGCAGTGTAATGCCAAAGAAGATGAAAAAACGCAAGATGACAGTTAAAGAAGCGCGTGTAGTGCTTGTGCAGGAAGAGGCTCATAAGCTTATTGATATGGATTCAGTGATTAAAGAGGCAATTACAAGGGTTCAGGAATATGGAATAGTATTTATTGATGAAATAGATAAGATTGCCGGACCTCAGGGAAAAGGGCAGGGACCCGATGTTTCACGGGAAGGTGTTCAGCGTGACCTTCTGCCTATTGTTGAAGGTTCAAGTGTAACTACTAAATACGGCTCAGTTAAAACAGACCATGTCCTTTTCATTGCAAGCGGAGCTTTTCATGTGGCAAAACCAAGTGACCTTATCCCGGAGCTTCAGGGTAGATTCCCCATAAGAGTTGAGCTTAACAGCTTAACTGAAGAAGACTTCGTTAAGATTTTAACCCAGCCGCAGAATGCATTACTTAAGCAATACGAAGCGCTCCTGAGATCAGAAGGTGTTGAGCTGGTATTTGAAGAGGACGGAATATTTGAAGTGGCTAAAATTGCTGCAGAAGTAAATGAACAGGTCGAAAATATCGGTGCAAGAAGGCTGCATACTATTCTTTCAACTGTTCTTGAAGAGATATTATACAATACACCGGATAAAAATGCTGAAAAGAAGATAGTTGTAGATAAAGATCTGGTAAATGAAAAGCTTAAGGATATTGTTAAGAACAGAGACTTAAGCAGGTATATTCTGTAATTAATTATTATCTTTGTATTGTTGGTTTAATAAGAATTCAAAAAGGAGAAAACATAATGAGATTTTCCGTAAAATTACTGCTTATTCTTGCTTTTTTATCAGGTAACCTTTTTGCGCAATTTTCACCTGAGCTAAAGCTTTCTGAAAATAAAAGCTTGCTGAAAAATAAGGAATTTGTTCCTGAACACAAAAAACTTGATCTGAATAAGGAGTATAAAGAGAGTTACCAGCTTAAAAAAAGAAAAACCGTCTCTTCGTATTTCGGGGCAGGGTATTCATTTATGATTTTTACAAATTCTTATATGAGCTCAGCTTTCCCGATTCTGGATACCAGGAACGGAACATTTTTAACTAACATAAATCTGTTTTTTGGATTTTCAATAGCCCAGGCAGTTACTCTCGAATTTTCTCCAACCATACTATTTACAAGCAATAATAAACAGGTAGATTATGCATTATCATCACCAATGGTAATTAACGGCACTTCTTATAATTACGCGCATACGAGCACAAACGGAATTATAGCACTGCCATTGGCTATTAATGTTAGGTTCTTCCCGCTGTTCAAACAAAAAAGCTTTGCAAGGCTGTTTTTCATTGGCGGTGGTGCAGGTGCGGTTTGGGTAAGAGAAGAAAATGATGTGACTTATAATAATTCACCAAATACATTTTATTATTATAGTGAACCCGGCCAGAACGGGTTATCAACCAGCCAATGGGCGCCTTTGTTCAGGGTAATTTCAGGGTTTACCGGTACCGGCGGTCAGTTCGGATTCGGTGGTGAGCTTAGTTACAACTTTATTCCTTTAAAACAGGACCAGACAAAACCATTTGCTACAAAGTTCGCGAAAGATATGAACAGTGTAGATATAACTTTAAGATTTTACTTCAGCCTGTAATAAACAATTACTTTTAAAAAAAAGCAGCTTAAACAGCTGCTTTTTTTATGTTTATTGATATTAGTTGCCAATAGCGACAAATGTCATAGGAATGCCCCTGCCTTATTTTGTATATTTGTATTCAACCTCCCGAAAGCTCAATTTTTTAACCAAATTCAAAAGGAGTATATATGTTTGGAAAATTGAGATTCATATCATCATTTTTACTGTTTTTTATCCTTTTGCCCGGATTAATTTCACAGGAATATATTGTTCTTGGGTGGAATGACCTTGGAATGCATTGTTCTAACCGGGACTTTTCTAAAATGGCTGTGCTGCCGCCATACAATAATGTGTTTGCGCAGGTGATAAAAAAACAGCAGGGTTTGTCTCCGCAAATTGTTACATCTGGCTTTACACTGGAGTATTCCATTCCGGGAAATACTTATTCCATCGGCAAGACCAACTTCTGGAGCTATGCTCAGGTACTGTTCGGCTTGCCAAACCCGCTGCCTGATAATATCGGGCTGACAGGTAAAGGATTAACCGGAACGATGGATGTTTCCACAAATTATTTCAAGGTGCTTGGAATTCCAAACACACCGTTTGCAGATGCTGACCTGGTTAATGAAAGGCCGTTCCAGACATTTCACTTAAATGCCAAGCTGAACGGTAATACTGTCGCATTTACAGATAATGTGATACCTGTAAGCAATGAAATAGGCTGCTTTCAAAGCGGCTGTCATACAAGCGAGCAGTCCATAAAAGATAACCATGAAAATGTTCCGGGTTTCAGGCAGAACTCCCCGGAGCTTTGCGCAAGATGCCATGCATCAAATGCATTGGGAACAGTTGGCGACCCTGAGGCGAAACCATTTTCCTTCAGAATTCATGAT
Coding sequences within:
- the rpoN gene encoding RNA polymerase factor sigma-54 produces the protein MLKNSQGQVLQQKLSPQAIQAQLLLAIPTIALEQEIKKQLEDNPVLEDGIDSDDKAETLPEDSYETESWNSYPERSSYNSSFSGTDEERTDYLLNKQGKQKETPLEQVYRMGLSSGELIIAEEILGNLEDDGYLRISLEEIKEDIAEKYSAETDIAEIEHVLNIVQNLDPPGIAARNLQECLSIQLKDLSNGLDDNDRELCLKMINEHFEEFKLKHFEKLAKLLNVNLEKINELFEIIHRLNPAPGKQDTAADYIIPDFIVREVDGNLIVELTGSSKPGIKISKKYMEMLKDKSTGKDTRDFLKNKVESARWFINAIESRRETMLKIMNAIVNRQMEFFTSHGENLKPMFEKDIAEDINMDISTVSRVVRGKYVQTDFGIFDLKYFFSAAMKTESGEDVSNRIYMDKIRELVEKEDKSKPLSDEKIAELMNNEGFNLARRTVAKYRENMKIPKATLRRKIILN
- the hslV gene encoding ATP-dependent protease subunit HslV, which gives rise to MKNKILSTTVVGLIKDGKAAMGSDGQVTVSNTVLKHNTKKVRKIYNNKVLAGFAGSTADALTLFEKFEAKLEQYKGNLPRAAVELAKDWRTDRYLRRLEALLAVMDSKHAFIISGNGDVIEPDDGIVAIGSGGSFATAAARMLVKYSDLPSVEIVKEALNTAADICIYTNHSVTIEEL
- the hslU gene encoding ATP-dependent protease ATPase subunit HslU; translated protein: MSENTEDKIISEDNLLPEEEKNTAKPVNGKTEKKPRAKKEQKHEENLLLKELTPSQIVGELDKYIIGQNNAKKSVAIALRNRWRRKQISDGLREEIMPNNIILIGPTGVGKTEIARRLAKLSNAPFIKVEASKFTEVGYVGRDVESIVRELTDLGVTMVKSEKSIEVQKKAEYLAEERLLDILIPPVKKKHDDASAAQATLGFTATSTAPVGEEDKEDNFKTREKFREKLQKGELDERVIEIDISGDGMPMMQVMGPIGLDDLGVNLQDLFSSVMPKKMKKRKMTVKEARVVLVQEEAHKLIDMDSVIKEAITRVQEYGIVFIDEIDKIAGPQGKGQGPDVSREGVQRDLLPIVEGSSVTTKYGSVKTDHVLFIASGAFHVAKPSDLIPELQGRFPIRVELNSLTEEDFVKILTQPQNALLKQYEALLRSEGVELVFEEDGIFEVAKIAAEVNEQVENIGARRLHTILSTVLEEILYNTPDKNAEKKIVVDKDLVNEKLKDIVKNRDLSRYIL